ATATCGCCTAACATCACTTTGGTTAATGTCAGCCAAGTAATTCCCCAAAATGTAAATCTTTTTTATTTCAATCTTCACGGAAGTAATCAAACCGAATTTTGGTATGGACAGCAGGATTTTAGTTATCCTGAAACATTTTCTCCAGAAATTGTGAAGCAAATAAAATATCCTTTTTTTCTTGGAGTGGAAGCTTGTTATGGGGCTCGGTATACACAAGGTTTAGCACCCAAAGATAGCATCGTTCTTACTGCAATGCAAAATAGATGCCTTGCTTTTTTGGGCTCTAGTAGAATTGCGTATGGTCCTTGTATTCCTCCAGGAACTTGTGCTGATATCATCGTTGGAACTTTTTTGAAAAAAGTTCAAGAAGGGAAAAGTGCTGGAGACGCGTATTGCGATGCTCTATCAGCTTTAATGTCTGAAAAAGATGCAGACGATTCAACGATAAAGACTTTAGCGGAATTTTCGTTATATGGGGATCCGTCAATCCAATTAGTATATGATACGCAACAAAAATATGCGAAAGGTTTCAATCAAACAGTTTCAAGAATAAAAATTCCTATGCCTGATGTTTATCGTGCTGTGAAATCGGTATTGATAGAAAAAGATTGTAATGTGGTTAAGGCATTCTTGCCTAAATTAGAGCAGTATCAAGTAAAGGTGAAAACATCATTTGATATGTCAGATTACATGCAGGGTATTGAACCTAAGTATTATAAAGTTGGTACAAATAATTTGTATCAGGCTGTTTATGAAAAAAGCTTTGGTGATTGGAAATCTCTAATGAAGATTTATTTTGATGGAAATGGAAATATTAAAAAACAACTGTTTTCAAAATGAGGCCGAAGCAATGAAAAATTTTGATTCGAATATGGGAAATTGTGAATCTAAGCGAAATCAAGTGATTTTGCAAGGAACAGTTGTATTCCGTCAAAGCGATAGTGGAAGCAAAAATGAAGGATTGAAACCTTTTTTGTACTGTAATGATAATTCAATTGTTCCCCTGTTTAAAAAAGGAGATAATCCTTTTGAAAATGATTCTTTGAAAAAAATCGAGGGATTGAATGTTGTTTTGTTTGGAAGTTTTCACAATAAAGTTTTTGAAGTTTCTGATATTAAGGCAATCGTCGATAACAGTGAAATATTTTAAATATATAAGGAGCGCCTAATGAATGAAGTTATAACGAAAAACGAAGAAGCTGTTTTGAAAAAACTTCTTTTTTCGAATAATTCTGCAAATATATTAAAGGATGTAGAGATTGCATATAAAGGTTTGAATGGTGAGTCTTTAGCCGCTCATATTCTTTGTTTTATAAAGAATCTTTTCATCAATAAAGATAAAGAGGCTTTTCTGGAGCTTAAAGAAATTGAAAAAAAAAGTGGAAATGAGCAACTGACTATTTGTTGTCATATAATTCATAAATGCTATAAATTTAACCATAATAATTTGCGAAAATCGTTAAATGAAGCGAAAGAATTGGTAGTGTCGTTAGATTTGCATACGATAGAAGAATCGCTAGAGTATTCATTTCAAAAATATTCTGTTGCATTGTGCCAATGGGTTGAGTTGGCCAATCGCGATATTCGTTCTTTTGATGTCGCTCCTTTTTGGATAAATTTTACAGAGACTGCTTTTGTTTACGACGAAAAGTATCAAGAAGAGCGCGCCAAAATTGCGGCAAGAATGAAAGCTGAAGAAGAAAAACGAAAAGCTGAAGAAGCCAAAATTGCTGAAGAAAAACGAATTGCAGAACAGAAAAGGAAAAAGGCTCAGAAAGAAAAAGAACTTGAAGAAAGTCGCCAGAAACAAATGGAGGAAGAACGGTTAAATAATTTGAAATTTCTTGAAATGCAGGGAATAAAAATAGGTTCGTTTAAAGATAGTCGAGATGGACATGAGTATAAAATTGCGACTATAGGGAAGCAAACTTGGATGGCTGAACCTTTGTTTTATTCGGAAAAGACTGGAGTTTGCTCAATTGGCGAAGGTGTTGATATTGAAGTAGATAACAATTGCGATTGTCCCTATTATAAATATAATTGGTATGCGGCTAAAAAGAAAAAAAATTATAAAGATTCAGGTATTGGAACGTTAATTGCTTTTTTCATAGTCATGTTAGTCATTTTTTCTGGTGTTTTCGGAGTGTTGGGACTTTTGGTGCAATCATATTGCTATGATTCAAAAACAGGAATGTTGATATATTGGGGAATTGCTGTCATTCCTATAGTGTTTGCCTTTATTTATTATAAAAGTGAAGACGAAGCGGAACCCCTATGGATAGCTTCCTTTTTGGGGGTATATTTAGGACTAGTTTTTTTTATGGAAGAAAATTGGTTTTGGATAATTTGGATGGGAGGCTTCGGAACAATTTCTATAATTCAATCCTATAAGATGACAAAAAATTATAAGAATGGGATAAGAGCCTTTTTTGATAATAAAGCTATTGCTCCAGAGGGGTATAGAATGCCGACCAAAGGTGATAAAGAAAGGCTAAAATCATTTGTTGAAACTCAATTTCCGAACAAAAAGACTGAAATTGCGGTGGCACTGAAAAATGTTCTCCCCAATAATTTCTTATTTGAAAAGTCTTGGAATGGAGGTGTATATTGGCCAGACATCTATTGGGTTGAAGGTGATTTAAGATGGACGAAAAATAAATTTAAACCTTTTATCGGCATAAAAAAGTAAAAATCAAGGAGAATTTATGAAAAAGTGTAATAATTGTGATGAAATTTTGCCGGATACCGCAAAATTCTGCAAAAAGTGTGGAACAAAGGTTGAATCTATTGTGAATCCTTCATCTGAAATAAGCCCTGTTCAAAATAATTTTACGCTGCTTGGGTCTTACATCCATTGGAATGTTTTGGAGGGGCAAATTGCTGTAAAGATTGACGAAAAGGATGTTGCTGCTTATGGCAAAGTTAAAGGCTTGCAGGTGCAGGATGGTGTCAAGGCCCTCTTCTTTATTGAAGGGAAACTTGTGGCTGAACTTGAAGGCGGTAGTTACTCTTTCAAGGAAATGGGGGTCAGCGAGAATTCACCGCATGTAGACAAACTAGGGCTTGTTCGTCGATTCTTCAATCGTGTTGTTGGTTTCTTCTCTAGCCGTGGTCGTGAACGAGCTGAGGCCGCAGGCCTTTCTATTTCTGTGAATGCAAATGTTCCTCGCGTATCGATTGTGTTAATTCGAGATACTAAGTTTCCGCTATTATTCGATTTGAAGGATATGCCTACGGCAAATTTGCACAGTGATGTGGTTCTGCATGCATTGTGCAAGATATCAAACATAAATGAATTCTATCGTGCATTACTTTTGGATAAGAAGTTTGTGTGCTATGAAGAATTTTCTGAGAAAATAGATTCTCTCGTGCAAACGGCTCTTCGCGATGTTGTGGCTAATTTGTTGCCTAATCAGATCGTGGGCAATATGACGCTTTATAGTGAAGTTCTGCAGAAATTGCAAGATATCATGACTCAAGTGTATCCATTCGTGACGGTAACGGATGTTTTGGATATGAGCGCATCTCGCGAGGATTTGGATAAGATTCGCAAACTCAGGGAAGAACTCTATATTTCGGAGCTTGAACTTGAACAGCTCACGAAACGAAATGATTTTTTGAATCGCCTAAAAAATGAAAACAACGCTCAAATGCTTCGCGAAGCCCGTACTCAGGTGGATTTCGTCGATGCTATGGCGAAAATTGACGAACAGAATGAGCTAAGTAAGTTTGAACATGAAAAATTTGCAGCGTTGCTTTATGGACAACACAAAATTCATGAGGCAAAAACAGGAGAAGAACTAGAAGCAGCTCTACAGGAAATTCGTAAGAGTGAATTGCTTCGAGAAAATGAATTTGATGCTTTTAACCTTGACTTAAAAACACAGAAGATTTTACGTGATGCAAAGAATGAAGATGATGTAGATTCAACACTTCTTGAGTATCGTAAGAACGGACTTGTTCGTGATGACGAATTAGAAACTTTGCAACATAATATTCGTCATCGCGTAGCTCTGCGTGATGCTGGAGACGAGCAAGTGCTTGCGATGGCTACTATCCAAAACGAGCAGACGCAAGAACGTCAAAAAATGCTCTGGGAATTCGAAGTTGGTCAGAAACGACTTGAAAACGAATTGCAGTTGCATCGAACACAGGATGCCTATAATGATGAACGTCGCCAAAAAGATGACGAGTATGGTGATATTCGCCGTGAAAAAGACTTTGATTTCAATACGCGTGTTCGCCAAGCGACTATGGATCAAGATTATCTGGATGCGTCGCGTAATTCTGATTTGGAGATTAAAGAACAAGCCGCGCGTACTGAAATGGCTATTAAAATGCGACAGGCTGTTCAGCAACATGAAATGGAAATGGAACATAGGCATGAGGAAGAAATGCGTCGCATGTTCCAGACGATGACTGTAGAGCAGATTATGGCAGCAAATCCTGATCTTACGCCTGCCGCAGCAGAAGCGTTGAAGGCTAAGTTCACGGCTGAAGCAGCTGCCACTGCTGAAAAGTATAAGGCAGAAGCCGCTTTTGCTCAAAATGGAAAGCTTGAAACAATAATGCAAAATGTGTTGCAAACAACTCGCGAAGACCGAGCCGCTGAAATTGAACGCATGCTGCAGGCGAATAATATGAATAATGCCAACATGCAGCAATTAATGCAGATGTTTGCTCAGATGAGTTCGGTTGGTATGCAGTCTGCTGCCGGTGCAAATGCCGTAGCAAATGGTGTGAATGTACAGCATCAATCGGAACTTGTTGATATTTACAAGCAGCAGGCTGCACATGCTCATTCAGATTCTCAAAAGGAAAATGACCGCATGCTGCAGGGAATGCAGACTACAATCCGAGCTGTTGTTGACATGAAAAGTCCGCAAGGATCTCAGAATAGTAACCGTAAAAACTTTGATGGAGTTGCTGCTGAAACGGCTGCTAGAGACCACAAATGCCAAAGTTGTGGTGCTTTGCTAGAAGAAGGTTCGTCTTTCTGCGAAGAATGTGGTGCTAGTGTATAAAAAGATAAAAAAGGTGTTGATATATGACAGTTTGCCCTAAATGCGGTGCTGAACTTGATGATGGTGCAAAATTTTGTATGGAATGTGGAACAGCAATTCCACAAGTGAAAAAGTGCATCAAGTGTGGGTTGGAATTGCCTATCAAAGCAAAATTCTGCTTTGAATGTGGTGCCCCACAAGGGGCATCTTCTTCCGTAGGCTTAGGGAATTGTGTAAGCTTGGGGGATAAAAATGTTGTCGCTGGTGATGTTGTTGGTCAAAAGATTGCTGGTGATAATGTCCAAAATAAGGTTATGGGCAATTTCATCAACAATACTTTTCAGGATGAAACGAAGATGGTTATCAAATGTCATGTTTGTGGAAGGCATCTGACAAATGATAATGCTCACACATGCCCTCGATGTGGCCAAATTGTTTGCAAAGAACACTTTAATCAAGAATACAATTGCTGTAAAAAATGCTTTAAAAACGGTCGTAGCGAATTAATAGTTGATATTAATGGAAGAGGTGATTATACATCTGTTTCGGAAGCAGTTAAAAATGCTCAAGATGGTGTTACCATAGTTATTAAGCCTGGAATATATAGAGAGCATTTTGTTATTGATAAAAATATTATTTTGCGCGGAGATGCAGATCAAGAAAATGCTCCTGTAATATGGGATGATTCGATTATTCATAACAGCATTATAACAATTGCCGCAGAAGTTGAAATCATCAACTTGAAAATTTGGGGACAGCTGAAACCTTTTTCTGAAGACGAACAATCTAAAATTATTGTAAGTGAGATTTCTGATGGGCAAAATCCTGATGAATATTGGCCTAAATGTATTTATGTAAAAAATTCATGTAAGTTAATTGGTGTTGATATTGGTTTTTCTGCGGGATATGGCATTGCTGCTTCTTGTGGTGAATGGAATGTTCTCCTAACGAAATGTAAGTTGCATAACAATGTACGTGCTGGGCTCTATAGCTATTCTGGAACTATATTCTCTATAGAAATGAGCGATTTTAAATCGAACTCAAAGGGATTAATTTTAAATTCTTCAAGAATTTCTTTACGAAATTCTTCTGTTTTTGATAATGTATTTGGAATTCATTCCTCCAAATCTGAGGCAATAATAGAATGTTGTGATTTCTACAAAAATGAAGAAACTGCAATAGTAATGCAGGCTGAATCAAATTTCTCAATAAAAACATGCGATTTTGGTGTATCAAAATGTGTTATTAAAAATTATGAAAACAAGAATTTAGAATCTGATTTCCCTTCTCAATTACATAATGGAAAGGCTTTTTATTCGGAACAATCGAAAATAAAAATTGAGGATTGTTCAATTTTCGATTCTTCTCAATTTGGAGACAATTCAGAAATAAGTATTCTTTCGGATGTCTTTGGAATATTCCATAATCAAGACCAATCTATTTGTTGTATTTTGTTTAGTGGTGTAAATGTTAAAGCAGAAATTATAGATTGCAATTTTGGTCTTCTTTACACTGATTTTGATAAAGAAAAAAAAGGTCAATCTGGTTTGGGAATTAGTATTACGGCTTTAACAGAAAAAGACGAATCTTTTATACAGATTAAAAATTCTGAGTTTAGTGGATTAGATTGTGGTATTCTTGTAGGCAATGGTAGAACGTGTCTCGTACATAAAAGTACATTCACATCTCTTAAAGAAGCTTTTCTCGTTATAAAAAATCCCTCTGAAATTTTAGTTGATTCATGTGTTGCAACTGATTCTTTGTGGACCGAGCCAGGAAAAATATCGAAAATCCATTTTGAAAATATGGACAAAAGTTCTATTGCCGTTGCTAGAGATGGTTCTGGAAATTTCAGAACAATCCATGATGCTTTAGACTATGCTGCAAATGGATCTGTAATACATGTGAAAAAAGGAACATATAAGGCGTCCTTTGCAATTGATAAACCTGTAACGATAATTGGTGAAATGACAGATGATGGAGAAAAACCAGAAATTTTCTGGGAGTACGAGAAGTCTGATGTTGGTATAGATATAAAATCAAAAGCTACACTGAAAAATTTGAATGTCATTTGCGTGTCTGAAGTAGATCATTCTTCGTTGGTGTTTGGAGATGGAAAATACTATGCAGCGATAAACATAACAGATAATGCTACTTTAATGAATGTAACTATTGAAAATAGTGTTGATGACGGAATCATCATTGCCAATAATGCTGAACCGACTATAGAGCGATGTTGTATAAAAGGGTGCCAGGGATGTGGTATAACGGTATATGGTGCTGGCGGGAATATTAAAAAATGTGAAATTTTTGACAACGGGCAGAATGGAATCCTAAAAATAGACTCCGCTTTTGATGTTGTATCTGATTGTGATATTTACGAGAATAATTACGCCGGTGTTAAAATCCAAGATTCTGCTTCGGGTTCTTTAAATAAATGTCACATTTATAATAATAAGCAAAATGGTCTGTTTATTATAGGAAGTGCAGCACCTAAGATAGAAAACTGTAAGATTCACGATAACAAGACTGAAGGGGAGTCATTCTATCCAGGAATTGTTGTGGGTGAAAAGGCCTCGCCCAAAGTAAATGGATGTGAAATTTATAATCATCTAAGTCATGGTTTATGGGAACAAAAACAAGCTTGTGGTGCTTATTCAAATTGCAATATTCATGATAATAAAGGGGCTGGTGTTGAAATACAAGATTTTGCTTCAGGAGAATTTACAGATTGTCTTGTCCACGAAAATGTAGGCCATGGTTTACAAATTAAGGGGGAGGCTGCTCCAAAATTTTGTAATTGTAGAGTGTTTAACAATATGAAAGAGAATATTCATGTTGAAAAAGGAAGTTTGCCTGATATAGATGACGAAACTCTTTATTCTGATTGACTGATTTTCCTTTTTACCATTCTTTTACAAACTAAACCTTGCCAAATTGGAGGTGTATTCTACATTTCCTCCTGCGGTTCGAAATAGTGTACCGAGACATCCAATGAATTTTGGATGTTTTTTCTTTTTGGAGAATGGTGCATGACGGGGAATTGTAAAAAGAAACGCAAGGCGAGTCGCAGAAAAGCACGTCAGCTTGCAATTTTGAAAAAAGTTGCGGAATTGAAGAAACGAATGTTCTTTGATCCGACGTATGATCCTGTTTTCAAGAAAATTTTTGAGAAAATGCAAAACCTCATTCATTTTTTGAATGCAGTTTTGCATTTGGAGGGCGAACATAAATTTGTTTATGCAGAACATCTTAAGCCAACAATAAATGTGATGACTCCTGCCAAGAATCGAAAAATTGTCCGTTTTGATATTCATGCGCGTACTATGGACGGGCAATATATTGATGTGGAAATGCAAAGGGCAAGTCACGAAAATTTTCTTGGTCGTATAGAACTCTATTCTTCATTACTGACGATTAATGCGAAAATCGTCATGGATAGTGAAATGACGAAAAAGGAACGGATGGCGCATCCATTTCTCATGCCGTACGTTTATTCTATTTGGATATGCAATTTTGAGGTGGATTTTTGCAAGAGTTATCATGAGGAATTGGCTCTTTTCCGGTGCTCGGACATGGAAAACTCAGCCCCCTTGCCTATCTATCCTCAAAAAAGGTATATTGTAATAGACTTGACCAAGTACGCTCCGCAGACGGAACATTCGGCAGAAAATGAGTGGATTGAACTTTTCAAGGATATGCCGACGGCGACACGAATGCCCAAAGGCAAAAGTGAAGTCATTGAAAAAGTCTACGAGCTTATGAAGGTCGGTAATTCAACGGGTGAATTTATCAAGAAGGTGGCAACGAGTATGATCGATAGAGACGAATTTAATGCGTGCGTGAGTACCGCTCGCCACGAAGGCGAAGCAAAAGCAAAAGAAAAGTTTGCGGCTCGTGAGAAGAAGATTGCTGAATATCTTCGGTCTCATGGAGTGTCGGCGAAATTGCTGAATGCCGCGCTAGCAATCAAGTAACAATTTATCAAATATCAAAAAATCCCTGCCACTTGCTGTGACAGGGATCTTAACATTGTCATACCCGCCACTGTGCGGGCATCTCCGTTTAAACAGAGAGCTGCTAATTACTTCTTCTTCGTCTTCTTGGTTTCAAGCCATTCGTCGAAGGTAATGCTGCGGTCAACAACACCGTTCGGCGTGAGTTCCAAAACGCGGTTCGCGACAGTTTGGACAAATTCATGGTCCTGAGAGCAGAAGATGACCGGTCCCTGGAATGCCTTGAGACCGTTGTTCAATGCGGTAATGGCTTCCAAGTCGAGGTGTGCGGTCGGTTCGTCGAGGAGCAAGCAGTTGGCGTTCGAGAGCATCATCTTCGAAAGCATGCAGCGCACCTTTTCACCACCGGAGAGCACGTTTGCGCTCTTGAGGGCTTCTTCACCGGTAAAGAGCATACGGCCGAGGAATCCGCGGATGAACGTTTCGTCCTGTTCCTTGCTGTATTGGCGCAGCCAATCCACGAGGGAGAGGTCTGTCTTGAAGTAAGCGTCGTTGTTCTTCGGGAAGTAGTTGTAGCTGATGGTGTTGCCCCATTTGAGCACTCCGTCCGGAGCCTTGATTTCTTCGGCAATGAGCTGGAAGAATGCGGTCTTGAGTGTATCGTATTCACCGACGAGTGCGACTTTGTCCTGGTTGCCGAGCGAGAAGTCGAATCCCTTGCAGATAATGCCGTCGCCGCCGTCAATTGTAGCGTTCTTGACTTCGAGCACAATCTTGCCCGGTTCGCGGTCCATCTTGAAGTTCACCCACGGGAACTTACGGCTGGAGGCCGGCATTTCTTCGACGGTCATCTTGTCCAAAAGCTTCTTACGGCTGGTGGCCTGCTTTGCCTTAGCGGCGTTAGAAGCGAAACGGCGGATGAACGCCTTGAGTTCTTCAATCTTTTCTTCTGCGCGGCGGTTCTGGTCCTTGCGCTGCTTCTGGGCGAGCTGGCTTGCTGCGTACCAGAATTCGTAGTTACCGCCGTAAATGTTGATCTTGCCGTAGTCGATATCGCAAGTGTGCGTGCAGACGGCGTTCAAGAAGTGACGGTCATGGCTCACCACGATCACGATGTTTTCGAAGCGTTCGAGGTAGTCTTCGAGCCAGCCGACGGTTTCCAAATCAAGGTGGTTCGTCGGTTCGTCCAAGAGCAAAATGTCCGGGTTGCCAAACAGAGCCTGGGCGAGGAGCACGCGGATCTTCTGGCCGCCATC
The DNA window shown above is from Fibrobacter sp. UWB16 and carries:
- a CDS encoding ABC-F family ATP-binding cassette domain-containing protein — its product is MLNVSNVSLQYGSRVLFKEVNLSFKRGNCYGVIGANGAGKSTFLKILSGELEPNTGEVTKDPGERIAVLKQDHFAYENNTVLETVMMGFPELYELSKKRDELYALPEMTEEQGMQAMEIETRFGEIGGYEADSNAAVLLKGLGIPEEFHYNLMSELDGGQKIRVLLAQALFGNPDILLLDEPTNHLDLETVGWLEDYLERFENIVIVVSHDRHFLNAVCTHTCDIDYGKINIYGGNYEFWYAASQLAQKQRKDQNRRAEEKIEELKAFIRRFASNAAKAKQATSRKKLLDKMTVEEMPASSRKFPWVNFKMDREPGKIVLEVKNATIDGGDGIICKGFDFSLGNQDKVALVGEYDTLKTAFFQLIAEEIKAPDGVLKWGNTISYNYFPKNNDAYFKTDLSLVDWLRQYSKEQDETFIRGFLGRMLFTGEEALKSANVLSGGEKVRCMLSKMMLSNANCLLLDEPTAHLDLEAITALNNGLKAFQGPVIFCSQDHEFVQTVANRVLELTPNGVVDRSITFDEWLETKKTKKK
- a CDS encoding right-handed parallel beta-helix repeat-containing protein; translated protein: MTVCPKCGAELDDGAKFCMECGTAIPQVKKCIKCGLELPIKAKFCFECGAPQGASSSVGLGNCVSLGDKNVVAGDVVGQKIAGDNVQNKVMGNFINNTFQDETKMVIKCHVCGRHLTNDNAHTCPRCGQIVCKEHFNQEYNCCKKCFKNGRSELIVDINGRGDYTSVSEAVKNAQDGVTIVIKPGIYREHFVIDKNIILRGDADQENAPVIWDDSIIHNSIITIAAEVEIINLKIWGQLKPFSEDEQSKIIVSEISDGQNPDEYWPKCIYVKNSCKLIGVDIGFSAGYGIAASCGEWNVLLTKCKLHNNVRAGLYSYSGTIFSIEMSDFKSNSKGLILNSSRISLRNSSVFDNVFGIHSSKSEAIIECCDFYKNEETAIVMQAESNFSIKTCDFGVSKCVIKNYENKNLESDFPSQLHNGKAFYSEQSKIKIEDCSIFDSSQFGDNSEISILSDVFGIFHNQDQSICCILFSGVNVKAEIIDCNFGLLYTDFDKEKKGQSGLGISITALTEKDESFIQIKNSEFSGLDCGILVGNGRTCLVHKSTFTSLKEAFLVIKNPSEILVDSCVATDSLWTEPGKISKIHFENMDKSSIAVARDGSGNFRTIHDALDYAANGSVIHVKKGTYKASFAIDKPVTIIGEMTDDGEKPEIFWEYEKSDVGIDIKSKATLKNLNVICVSEVDHSSLVFGDGKYYAAINITDNATLMNVTIENSVDDGIIIANNAEPTIERCCIKGCQGCGITVYGAGGNIKKCEIFDNGQNGILKIDSAFDVVSDCDIYENNYAGVKIQDSASGSLNKCHIYNNKQNGLFIIGSAAPKIENCKIHDNKTEGESFYPGIVVGEKASPKVNGCEIYNHLSHGLWEQKQACGAYSNCNIHDNKGAGVEIQDFASGEFTDCLVHENVGHGLQIKGEAAPKFCNCRVFNNMKENIHVEKGSLPDIDDETLYSD
- a CDS encoding PD-(D/E)XK nuclease family transposase, with the translated sequence MTGNCKKKRKASRRKARQLAILKKVAELKKRMFFDPTYDPVFKKIFEKMQNLIHFLNAVLHLEGEHKFVYAEHLKPTINVMTPAKNRKIVRFDIHARTMDGQYIDVEMQRASHENFLGRIELYSSLLTINAKIVMDSEMTKKERMAHPFLMPYVYSIWICNFEVDFCKSYHEELALFRCSDMENSAPLPIYPQKRYIVIDLTKYAPQTEHSAENEWIELFKDMPTATRMPKGKSEVIEKVYELMKVGNSTGEFIKKVATSMIDRDEFNACVSTARHEGEAKAKEKFAAREKKIAEYLRSHGVSAKLLNAALAIK
- a CDS encoding zinc-ribbon domain-containing protein; this translates as MPYCENCGHKLSDGANFCEECGAKVSLDLNPLDENSRDKESSFAEGSISTFLSNWQLQWLKASMSSGSSELGIIMTDVSALANQLSCSSSQLKSDIADYISKAKARNVHYHLLDIGNNGICSAKSNDVWTIVELLKQITSVACPKYLFILGNEEIINVMSWENECKDSDENVLADLPYVTLDTNSPWNGQQYDFSQVLRTGRLPSYLGESLDEFVKYFATSSNYAPESKTKPFGLSAFVWQKASEAQYEKISQDEIEISPNITLVNVSQVIPQNVNLFYFNLHGSNQTEFWYGQQDFSYPETFSPEIVKQIKYPFFLGVEACYGARYTQGLAPKDSIVLTAMQNRCLAFLGSSRIAYGPCIPPGTCADIIVGTFLKKVQEGKSAGDAYCDALSALMSEKDADDSTIKTLAEFSLYGDPSIQLVYDTQQKYAKGFNQTVSRIKIPMPDVYRAVKSVLIEKDCNVVKAFLPKLEQYQVKVKTSFDMSDYMQGIEPKYYKVGTNNLYQAVYEKSFGDWKSLMKIYFDGNGNIKKQLFSK
- a CDS encoding zinc ribbon domain-containing protein gives rise to the protein MKKCNNCDEILPDTAKFCKKCGTKVESIVNPSSEISPVQNNFTLLGSYIHWNVLEGQIAVKIDEKDVAAYGKVKGLQVQDGVKALFFIEGKLVAELEGGSYSFKEMGVSENSPHVDKLGLVRRFFNRVVGFFSSRGRERAEAAGLSISVNANVPRVSIVLIRDTKFPLLFDLKDMPTANLHSDVVLHALCKISNINEFYRALLLDKKFVCYEEFSEKIDSLVQTALRDVVANLLPNQIVGNMTLYSEVLQKLQDIMTQVYPFVTVTDVLDMSASREDLDKIRKLREELYISELELEQLTKRNDFLNRLKNENNAQMLREARTQVDFVDAMAKIDEQNELSKFEHEKFAALLYGQHKIHEAKTGEELEAALQEIRKSELLRENEFDAFNLDLKTQKILRDAKNEDDVDSTLLEYRKNGLVRDDELETLQHNIRHRVALRDAGDEQVLAMATIQNEQTQERQKMLWEFEVGQKRLENELQLHRTQDAYNDERRQKDDEYGDIRREKDFDFNTRVRQATMDQDYLDASRNSDLEIKEQAARTEMAIKMRQAVQQHEMEMEHRHEEEMRRMFQTMTVEQIMAANPDLTPAAAEALKAKFTAEAAATAEKYKAEAAFAQNGKLETIMQNVLQTTREDRAAEIERMLQANNMNNANMQQLMQMFAQMSSVGMQSAAGANAVANGVNVQHQSELVDIYKQQAAHAHSDSQKENDRMLQGMQTTIRAVVDMKSPQGSQNSNRKNFDGVAAETAARDHKCQSCGALLEEGSSFCEECGASV
- a CDS encoding FISUMP domain-containing protein encodes the protein MNEVITKNEEAVLKKLLFSNNSANILKDVEIAYKGLNGESLAAHILCFIKNLFINKDKEAFLELKEIEKKSGNEQLTICCHIIHKCYKFNHNNLRKSLNEAKELVVSLDLHTIEESLEYSFQKYSVALCQWVELANRDIRSFDVAPFWINFTETAFVYDEKYQEERAKIAARMKAEEEKRKAEEAKIAEEKRIAEQKRKKAQKEKELEESRQKQMEEERLNNLKFLEMQGIKIGSFKDSRDGHEYKIATIGKQTWMAEPLFYSEKTGVCSIGEGVDIEVDNNCDCPYYKYNWYAAKKKKNYKDSGIGTLIAFFIVMLVIFSGVFGVLGLLVQSYCYDSKTGMLIYWGIAVIPIVFAFIYYKSEDEAEPLWIASFLGVYLGLVFFMEENWFWIIWMGGFGTISIIQSYKMTKNYKNGIRAFFDNKAIAPEGYRMPTKGDKERLKSFVETQFPNKKTEIAVALKNVLPNNFLFEKSWNGGVYWPDIYWVEGDLRWTKNKFKPFIGIKK